One genomic window of Microbacterium testaceum StLB037 includes the following:
- a CDS encoding chitobiase/beta-hexosaminidase C-terminal domain-containing protein, translating to MRRRRTALALTATTSVVAAALLVPATAASAADEQRTVTVHLDQTVQEDYLGVGVNVIPWSLLEGTTKYGYDDADWEVDVERIHTLQPKVARIWFQIDWMELEKGRYDFESPEMKAFYRYLDAFKAAGTEIELNFGWKVGARVHDWFTIPGAPDPYISAPADLPAYGASASALLQNLFDRGYDDVDHLTFYNEPNGSWDFWAPGDEKAYYADMARAVSDRLTADGLRDEVDIWGPEEVNAVAWTQYMAENAGDVFDQYSFHLYGESYDAMGDAIAQRRAVIGDAPLNLSEMGWTNPGTSVWETGYANYIIRSANDGVHSNLIWQLNGVMTGDPAGDTNGSYNLWDSLILGLEPTAAFSEAGPLMRYVPTRSTVLGTEISDADVRATAFRAPDGELTVLVETQSGSSKDVRVQFEGGDAAGDFTRIAYTDAIAQPGENALLPASSGTLTPDANAFTDTEIGDEHTYAIYTTAPAATQVEMTPVRTSVAGGSRVQLGANVIDGTGTPTWSVVGSDNGTIDANGVFTAPSVTTERTVAVRATLADGEYGVAQVEVTPASTAGVTDAPVFSLERGVYDSIEAVTITSATPDAQIFYTTDGSEPTASSTPYTGQIFLEPLKTTYLRAVAVAPGADASGVTSRLYKVRDVQNAPDGYSFCQYAGGGECAFEGEANVAFGSDGLFVFGTFTDGVDCAVASFGSDPNPGGDNRCFVNPDVSEEPPLVSILNAGFERPATGGTANGPMVNGWTFSARAGIQHDNSVFVPASPAPQGERTAYLKSDSGLASRIDQTVVFPAGTFAITFAAANRVGFGGQQEFDVEVDGQKLGHYVPVGGDYRYYETAPFTVTQGEHTISFVATTTEGDNTGFVDDVRVVAAEEEPGDTTAPTVTVKEGAAFTQGTAEAYDKVSFKLYDEGKIDRAVLNGVVKDLADNTWSDVNFVAPGVFGAVSGENTLVVSDVAGNSTTVTFTLR from the coding sequence ATGAGACGACGGCGCACCGCCCTCGCCTTGACCGCGACGACCAGCGTCGTCGCCGCCGCCCTGCTCGTCCCCGCGACCGCGGCATCCGCCGCCGACGAGCAGCGCACCGTCACCGTCCACCTCGATCAGACCGTGCAGGAGGACTACCTCGGGGTCGGCGTCAACGTCATCCCGTGGAGCCTGCTCGAGGGCACGACGAAGTACGGGTACGACGACGCCGACTGGGAGGTCGACGTCGAGCGCATCCACACCCTGCAGCCGAAGGTCGCCCGCATCTGGTTCCAGATCGATTGGATGGAGCTCGAGAAGGGCCGGTACGACTTCGAGAGCCCCGAGATGAAGGCGTTCTACCGGTACCTGGATGCCTTCAAGGCCGCCGGCACCGAGATCGAACTGAACTTCGGGTGGAAGGTCGGCGCCCGCGTCCACGACTGGTTCACGATCCCCGGCGCTCCTGACCCCTACATCTCGGCGCCCGCCGACCTGCCCGCGTACGGCGCCTCCGCCTCCGCCCTGCTGCAGAACCTCTTCGATCGCGGGTACGACGACGTCGACCACCTCACCTTCTACAACGAGCCCAACGGCAGTTGGGACTTCTGGGCACCCGGCGACGAGAAGGCGTACTACGCCGACATGGCGCGCGCGGTGAGCGACCGCCTGACCGCGGACGGCCTGCGCGACGAGGTCGACATCTGGGGCCCCGAAGAGGTCAACGCCGTCGCCTGGACGCAGTACATGGCCGAGAACGCCGGCGACGTCTTCGACCAGTACTCGTTCCACCTGTACGGCGAGTCGTACGACGCGATGGGGGATGCCATTGCCCAGCGCCGCGCGGTGATCGGCGACGCTCCCCTCAACCTCTCCGAGATGGGCTGGACCAACCCGGGTACGAGCGTCTGGGAGACCGGCTACGCGAACTACATCATCCGCAGCGCCAACGACGGGGTGCACTCCAACCTCATCTGGCAGCTCAACGGCGTCATGACGGGCGACCCGGCGGGTGACACGAACGGCTCCTACAACCTGTGGGACTCGCTCATCCTGGGACTCGAGCCCACGGCCGCGTTCTCCGAGGCCGGCCCGCTCATGCGGTACGTGCCCACGCGCAGCACGGTGCTCGGCACGGAGATCTCCGATGCCGATGTCCGCGCGACCGCGTTCCGGGCACCGGACGGCGAGCTGACGGTGCTCGTCGAGACCCAGTCGGGCTCGTCGAAGGACGTGCGCGTGCAGTTCGAGGGCGGCGACGCCGCCGGCGACTTCACCCGCATCGCGTACACGGATGCGATCGCGCAGCCCGGCGAGAACGCGCTCCTGCCGGCCTCCAGCGGAACCCTGACCCCGGATGCCAACGCCTTCACCGACACCGAGATCGGCGACGAGCACACCTACGCGATCTACACCACGGCCCCCGCAGCCACGCAGGTCGAGATGACGCCCGTGCGCACCTCGGTCGCCGGCGGTTCGCGGGTGCAGCTCGGCGCGAACGTCATCGACGGCACCGGCACGCCGACGTGGTCGGTCGTCGGATCCGACAACGGCACCATCGATGCGAACGGTGTCTTCACCGCCCCCTCGGTGACCACCGAACGCACCGTCGCGGTGCGGGCGACCCTCGCCGACGGCGAGTACGGGGTCGCACAGGTCGAGGTCACCCCGGCCAGCACGGCCGGTGTCACCGATGCTCCCGTGTTCAGCCTCGAACGCGGCGTCTACGACTCGATCGAGGCCGTGACGATCACGAGCGCCACCCCCGACGCGCAGATCTTCTACACGACGGACGGCAGTGAGCCCACGGCATCCTCCACCCCCTACACCGGGCAGATCTTCCTCGAGCCGCTCAAGACGACCTACCTGCGGGCCGTCGCGGTGGCGCCCGGGGCGGACGCGTCGGGCGTGACCTCACGGCTCTACAAGGTGAGAGACGTGCAGAACGCGCCCGACGGGTACTCGTTCTGCCAGTACGCCGGCGGCGGCGAGTGCGCCTTCGAGGGCGAGGCCAACGTCGCCTTCGGCTCGGACGGGCTGTTCGTCTTCGGGACCTTCACCGATGGCGTGGACTGCGCGGTCGCCTCGTTCGGCTCCGACCCGAACCCGGGCGGCGACAACCGCTGCTTCGTCAACCCGGACGTGTCGGAGGAGCCGCCGCTGGTGAGCATCCTCAACGCCGGCTTCGAGCGCCCCGCGACCGGCGGGACGGCGAACGGACCGATGGTGAACGGATGGACGTTCAGCGCCCGCGCCGGAATCCAGCACGACAACAGCGTCTTCGTCCCCGCCTCGCCCGCCCCGCAGGGTGAGCGCACGGCGTACCTGAAGAGCGACTCGGGGCTGGCCAGCCGCATCGACCAGACCGTGGTGTTCCCTGCTGGTACGTTCGCGATCACGTTCGCCGCGGCGAACCGCGTCGGCTTCGGCGGTCAGCAGGAGTTCGACGTCGAGGTCGACGGGCAGAAGCTCGGTCACTACGTTCCGGTGGGCGGCGACTACCGGTACTACGAGACCGCACCGTTCACGGTGACGCAGGGCGAGCACACGATCTCGTTCGTGGCGACGACCACCGAGGGCGACAACACCGGGTTCGTCGACGACGTCCGCGTGGTCGCCGCGGAGGAAGAGCCGGGCGACACGACGGCTCCGACGGTCACGGTCAAGGAGGGCGCTGCGTTCACGCAGGGCACCGCCGAGGCCTACGACAAGGTGAGCTTCAAGCTCTACGACGAGGGCAAGATCGACCGCGCCGTGCTCAACGGCGTCGTGAAGGACCTCGCCGACAACACCTGGTCGGATGTGAACTTCGTCGCCCCGGGAGTGTTCGGGGCCGTGTCGGGCGAGAACACGCTCGTCGTCTCCGACGTCGCGGGCAACAGCACGACCGTCACGTTCACGCTGCGCTGA
- a CDS encoding shikimate dehydrogenase family protein, which produces MTFPTLTAATLRPATAPTLYFIGVTTGSSSIQHVFPRWAAHLGLQDAVLQGIDLPLHAPAEDYRAVVRFIAEDPLSLGALVTTHKIDLFAACRDMFDEIDAFAALMGETSCISKRDGRLVCHAKDPISSGLALDAFLPAGFWSRGPADALCLGAGGSSIAISWYLSQQERGLDRPARIIVTNRSAARLDHLREIHAALPTDTLFEYRLTPTPADNARVLADLAPRSLVVNATGLGKDAPGSPLPDDAVFPLDGVAWDLNYRGDLVFLDQARAQSAERRLQVEDGWIYFVHGWTQVIAEVFDIEIPTSGPAFERLSELALATR; this is translated from the coding sequence ATGACTTTTCCCACCCTGACCGCCGCGACCCTGCGTCCGGCAACGGCTCCCACCCTCTATTTCATCGGCGTCACGACGGGGAGCTCCTCGATCCAGCACGTCTTCCCCCGGTGGGCCGCGCATCTCGGACTTCAGGATGCCGTGCTGCAGGGCATCGACCTGCCCCTGCACGCACCGGCCGAGGACTACCGCGCCGTCGTGCGCTTCATCGCGGAGGACCCGCTGAGCCTGGGCGCCCTCGTCACCACGCACAAGATCGACCTCTTCGCCGCGTGCCGCGACATGTTCGACGAGATCGACGCCTTCGCCGCGCTCATGGGCGAGACGAGCTGCATCTCCAAGCGCGACGGCCGGCTCGTCTGCCACGCCAAGGACCCGATCTCGAGCGGCCTCGCCCTCGACGCGTTCCTCCCCGCCGGCTTCTGGTCGCGAGGCCCCGCCGACGCCCTCTGCCTCGGCGCGGGCGGATCGTCGATCGCGATCAGCTGGTACCTCTCCCAGCAGGAGCGGGGGCTCGACCGCCCCGCGCGCATCATCGTCACCAACCGCTCGGCCGCGCGCCTCGACCACCTGCGCGAGATCCACGCGGCGCTGCCGACCGACACGCTCTTCGAGTACCGCCTGACCCCGACCCCGGCCGACAACGCGCGCGTGCTGGCCGACCTCGCGCCGCGCTCGCTCGTGGTCAACGCCACCGGCCTCGGCAAGGACGCCCCCGGCTCCCCCCTCCCCGATGACGCCGTGTTCCCCCTCGACGGCGTCGCATGGGACCTCAACTACCGCGGCGACCTCGTCTTCCTCGACCAGGCGCGGGCGCAGAGCGCCGAGCGCCGCCTGCAGGTCGAGGACGGGTGGATCTACTTCGTGCACGGGTGGACGCAGGTCATCGCCGAGGTGTTCGACATCGAGATCCCCACCTCGGGTCCCGCGTTCGAGCGGTTGAGCGAGCTCGCCCTGGCCACCCGCTGA
- a CDS encoding glucose-6-phosphate isomerase family protein, translating to MTVDIARGLLAGGSERYEKHLPDLVGVYRDDAAYAEAVARDDGEPVYWVESSTPETGRGALTIGLSVLRPGRVGDEFAMTRGHLHAQSEFAELYYGVAGSGVMLLESVEGESRALPITPGVVVHVPGGWIHRSVNVGDDTLVTLFTYATEAGQDYGIIADAGGMRQLVVADGDDWTTRPNPDHGGYRA from the coding sequence ATGACCGTCGACATCGCCCGCGGCCTCCTCGCCGGAGGATCCGAGCGTTACGAGAAGCACCTGCCCGACCTCGTCGGCGTCTACCGCGACGACGCGGCCTACGCCGAAGCGGTCGCTCGCGATGACGGCGAGCCGGTCTACTGGGTCGAGAGCAGCACGCCCGAGACCGGGCGCGGAGCGCTCACGATCGGCCTCAGCGTCCTCCGGCCCGGACGCGTCGGCGACGAGTTCGCGATGACCCGCGGGCACCTGCACGCCCAGTCCGAGTTCGCCGAGCTGTACTACGGCGTCGCGGGCTCCGGAGTGATGCTGCTCGAGTCCGTCGAGGGCGAGTCCCGCGCCCTGCCGATCACCCCGGGCGTGGTCGTCCACGTCCCCGGTGGCTGGATCCACCGCAGCGTCAACGTCGGCGACGACACCCTCGTCACCCTCTTCACCTACGCGACCGAAGCCGGTCAGGACTACGGCATCATCGCCGACGCCGGCGGGATGCGGCAGCTCGTCGTGGCCGACGGCGACGACTGGACGACCCGCCCGAACCCCGACCACGGAGGCTACCGTGCCTGA
- a CDS encoding xylulokinase produces MGPLALALDLGTGGCKASLWSADGRAVAETVVAYPTRHPGPGRAEQRPQEWWDAVVSATREVVAQTPGAREAVVGIALSGQSLGVVQVDAAGELVARDTPIWSDTRGRTGEILDRIDEDAWYLRTGNGFGAQLYPVFKAQTMRAEDPEGWARTRSLLGSKDWITLRLTGEIATDHSMASGSGAYDLTRGDYDDTILDAAELDRSLLPTPRESADVVGTLRPAAADALGLPAGVPVHAGAVDNAAMALGSRGTTDGRIYAALGSSSWMTVTSSVPVLDVETRPYVFRHAVPGLYVSALSTFSSGTTVTWLRDVLRPGADIGAFIDGAAASPRGARGAVFVPTLAGGTPLEGGSGIRGTLAGIELGTAAEDLVRACLEGIAFALDRSLRHIRSLSGLPADTDLLISGGGSRSDVWNRIYADVLDTALLRTTVDQQAATLGAAALVFAGSGVWSSLGVADDAHRLIERLEPDPDGVRAYAASRDRYSAAADAAVLFARSTPSQETA; encoded by the coding sequence ATGGGACCCCTCGCTCTCGCCCTCGACCTCGGCACCGGTGGCTGCAAAGCCTCGCTCTGGTCGGCCGACGGTCGCGCGGTCGCCGAGACGGTCGTGGCGTATCCGACGCGGCATCCCGGTCCCGGCCGTGCCGAACAGCGTCCGCAGGAGTGGTGGGATGCCGTCGTCTCGGCGACCCGCGAGGTCGTCGCCCAGACTCCCGGCGCGCGCGAAGCCGTCGTCGGGATCGCCCTGTCGGGGCAGAGTCTCGGCGTCGTGCAGGTCGACGCCGCCGGAGAACTCGTCGCCCGCGACACCCCGATCTGGTCGGACACCCGCGGGCGCACGGGCGAGATCCTCGACCGCATCGACGAGGACGCCTGGTACCTGCGCACGGGCAACGGCTTCGGCGCGCAGCTGTATCCGGTCTTCAAGGCCCAGACGATGCGCGCCGAAGACCCCGAGGGGTGGGCGCGCACCCGGTCGCTTCTCGGGTCGAAGGACTGGATCACCCTGCGGCTCACCGGCGAGATCGCCACCGACCACTCGATGGCATCCGGATCCGGTGCCTACGACCTCACCCGCGGCGACTACGACGACACGATCCTCGACGCGGCCGAGCTCGACCGCTCTCTCCTGCCGACCCCGCGCGAGTCCGCCGACGTCGTCGGGACCCTGCGGCCCGCGGCCGCCGACGCGCTCGGCCTTCCCGCGGGCGTCCCCGTGCACGCGGGCGCCGTGGACAACGCGGCCATGGCCCTCGGCTCGCGCGGCACCACCGACGGCCGGATCTACGCCGCGCTCGGCTCGTCGAGCTGGATGACGGTGACCTCGAGCGTCCCCGTGCTCGACGTCGAGACGCGCCCCTACGTCTTCCGTCACGCCGTGCCCGGTCTGTACGTCAGCGCCCTCTCGACCTTCAGCAGCGGCACGACCGTGACGTGGCTCCGCGACGTGCTGCGTCCGGGCGCCGACATCGGCGCGTTCATCGACGGCGCCGCGGCGAGCCCGCGCGGCGCTCGCGGCGCGGTGTTCGTCCCGACGCTCGCCGGCGGCACTCCGCTCGAGGGGGGAAGCGGCATCCGCGGCACGCTCGCCGGCATCGAGCTCGGCACTGCGGCGGAGGATCTCGTGCGCGCGTGCCTCGAGGGCATCGCCTTCGCCCTGGATCGGAGCCTGCGCCACATCCGCTCGCTCAGCGGGCTTCCCGCCGACACCGACCTGCTCATCTCCGGCGGGGGCAGCCGCTCCGACGTGTGGAACCGCATCTACGCCGACGTCCTCGACACGGCACTCCTGCGCACCACCGTCGATCAGCAGGCGGCGACCCTCGGCGCCGCGGCCCTCGTGTTCGCCGGGTCGGGGGTGTGGTCCTCGCTCGGCGTCGCCGACGACGCCCACCGGCTGATCGAACGCCTCGAGCCCGACCCCGACGGGGTGCGCGCCTACGCCGCCTCCCGCGACCGCTACTCCGCCGCGGCCGATGCCGCGGTGCTCTTCGCCCGATCCACCCCCTCCCAGGAGACCGCATGA
- the deoC gene encoding deoxyribose-phosphate aldolase: MPDPGPVLADLARHIDISCVQAQHARADIDELVRQAVAGGFVSAHVLPEWLGYLRERLDGTSVLAGSPVSFPSGGATTATKVAEASELLSLGAQELDVVVAIGRLRSGDDAYVTNELAAIVEVVDGRVPLRAILEVGRLDDDDIRRGVDAAIEAGVPWIKTGTGWSGVATSIAHIRLIADRADGRAALKAAGGIRDLETVRAMAELGVTRFGMNATAALAAVDASKDHR, from the coding sequence GTGCCTGACCCCGGTCCCGTCCTGGCCGACCTCGCTCGGCACATCGACATCAGCTGCGTCCAGGCGCAGCACGCGCGCGCCGATATCGACGAGCTCGTCCGGCAGGCGGTGGCGGGCGGTTTTGTCAGCGCCCACGTCCTGCCCGAGTGGCTCGGCTACCTGCGCGAGCGGTTGGACGGCACGAGCGTCCTCGCCGGGTCGCCGGTGTCGTTCCCGAGCGGCGGCGCCACGACCGCGACGAAGGTGGCCGAGGCATCCGAACTCCTCTCCCTCGGCGCTCAAGAACTCGACGTGGTCGTCGCGATCGGGCGCCTGCGCTCGGGCGACGACGCCTACGTGACGAACGAGCTCGCCGCGATCGTCGAGGTCGTCGACGGCCGCGTGCCGCTGCGCGCGATCCTCGAGGTGGGCCGTCTCGACGACGACGACATCCGACGGGGAGTGGATGCCGCCATCGAGGCCGGAGTGCCCTGGATCAAGACCGGCACCGGCTGGTCGGGCGTGGCCACCTCGATCGCACACATCCGCCTGATCGCCGACCGGGCCGACGGCCGCGCCGCCCTGAAGGCCGCCGGCGGCATCCGCGACCTCGAGACCGTCCGCGCGATGGCCGAGCTCGGCGTGACCCGATTCGGCATGAACGCCACCGCCGCGCTGGCCGCGGTCGACGCCTCGAAGGACCACCGATGA
- a CDS encoding acyl-CoA dehydrogenase — translation MTDAAVRPTTPATSTRTPVGGAPSAPHSAAEAAEARIDIDRVTDLLLGTWGDTRRQAREMLKDPALWRDDSLGMDAHRERTLSQLHLLVQNNAVHRAFPKRFGGEENNGANIAGFEELVAADPSLQIKSGVQWGLFGSAVLQLGTAEHHDKWLPGIMSLEIPGAFAMTETGHGSDVAAIGTTATYDPETEEFVIHTPFRGAWKDYLGNAALHGKAATVFAQLITNGVNHGVHCFYVPLRDEDGTFLPGIGGEDDGLKGGLNGIDNGRLHFDHVRIPRTNLLNRYGDVAADGTYSSDIASPGRRFFTMLGTLVQGRVSLDGAAAWASAIGLIIAITYGNQRRQFDSGSGTPEVTLLDYGKHQRRLLPRLATTYAEIFAHDEFLQKFDGVFSGALDTDADREDLETLAAALKPLSTWHALDTLQEAREACGGQGFLFENRLVGLRADLDIFVTFEGDNNILLQLVGKRLLADYARQFKGKDAKALAAFAVGQTAGKLFHGAGLRQLGQAVTDLGSTARSVERGLRADQQHELLAGRVQQMIADIAGRLRPASKLSREDAAALFNANQSELIEAARAHGELLQWEAFTDAINRIEDRGTLQVMTWLRDLFGLQLIEKHLAWHLINGRLSTQRAAAVSSYIDRLCARLRPHAQDLVDAFGYGPEHVRASIATGVEDDRQNEAAAYYAELRASGNAPVPEKKPAK, via the coding sequence ATGACCGACGCCGCCGTCCGTCCCACCACGCCCGCCACGAGCACGCGCACACCCGTCGGGGGTGCCCCGTCCGCTCCGCACTCCGCCGCCGAAGCCGCCGAAGCGCGCATTGACATCGACCGGGTCACCGACCTGCTGCTCGGCACGTGGGGTGACACCCGTCGCCAGGCGCGCGAGATGCTGAAAGATCCCGCGCTGTGGCGTGACGACAGCCTGGGGATGGACGCTCACCGCGAGCGCACCCTGAGCCAGTTGCACCTGCTCGTGCAGAACAACGCGGTGCACCGCGCCTTCCCGAAGCGTTTCGGGGGCGAAGAGAACAACGGCGCGAACATCGCCGGCTTCGAGGAACTCGTCGCCGCCGACCCGAGCCTGCAGATCAAGTCCGGCGTGCAGTGGGGCCTCTTCGGCTCCGCCGTGCTGCAGCTGGGCACGGCCGAGCACCACGACAAGTGGCTTCCCGGCATCATGAGCCTTGAGATCCCCGGCGCCTTCGCGATGACCGAGACCGGTCACGGCTCGGACGTCGCGGCGATCGGCACGACCGCGACCTACGACCCCGAGACGGAGGAGTTCGTCATCCACACGCCGTTCCGCGGGGCGTGGAAGGACTACCTCGGCAACGCCGCGCTTCACGGCAAAGCCGCCACGGTGTTCGCCCAGCTCATCACCAACGGCGTCAACCACGGTGTGCACTGCTTCTACGTGCCCCTGCGGGACGAGGACGGCACCTTCCTCCCCGGTATCGGCGGCGAGGACGACGGCCTCAAGGGCGGTCTGAACGGCATCGACAACGGTCGCCTGCACTTCGACCACGTCCGCATCCCGCGCACGAACCTCCTCAACCGGTACGGCGACGTCGCCGCCGACGGCACCTACTCGAGCGACATCGCCAGCCCCGGCCGTCGCTTCTTCACGATGCTCGGCACCCTCGTCCAGGGTCGTGTCTCGCTCGACGGCGCCGCCGCCTGGGCGTCGGCCATCGGCCTCATCATCGCGATCACCTACGGCAATCAGCGTCGCCAGTTCGACTCCGGCAGCGGCACCCCCGAGGTCACCCTGCTCGACTACGGCAAGCACCAGCGGCGCCTTCTGCCCCGCCTGGCGACGACCTACGCCGAGATCTTCGCGCACGACGAGTTCCTGCAGAAATTCGACGGCGTCTTCAGCGGCGCGCTCGACACGGACGCCGACCGCGAAGACCTCGAGACGCTCGCCGCGGCCCTCAAGCCGCTGTCGACCTGGCACGCGCTCGACACGCTGCAGGAGGCCCGCGAGGCCTGCGGCGGCCAGGGGTTCCTGTTCGAGAACCGTCTCGTGGGGCTGCGCGCCGACCTCGACATCTTCGTCACGTTCGAGGGCGACAACAACATCCTCCTGCAGCTCGTCGGCAAGCGCCTGCTCGCCGATTACGCCCGCCAGTTCAAGGGCAAGGATGCCAAGGCCCTCGCCGCGTTCGCCGTCGGGCAGACCGCGGGCAAGCTCTTCCACGGGGCGGGGCTGCGTCAGCTCGGCCAGGCCGTCACCGACCTCGGGTCCACGGCCCGCTCGGTCGAGCGCGGACTCCGCGCCGATCAGCAGCACGAGCTGCTCGCCGGTCGCGTCCAGCAGATGATCGCCGACATCGCGGGTCGTCTGCGTCCGGCATCCAAGCTCTCCCGGGAAGATGCGGCCGCGCTCTTCAACGCGAACCAGTCCGAGCTGATCGAGGCGGCGCGCGCGCACGGAGAGCTGCTCCAGTGGGAGGCGTTCACCGACGCGATCAACCGCATCGAAGACCGCGGCACCCTGCAGGTGATGACATGGCTGCGGGACCTGTTCGGCCTCCAGCTCATCGAGAAGCACCTCGCCTGGCACCTCATCAACGGGCGCCTGTCGACGCAGCGCGCGGCGGCGGTCTCGAGCTACATCGACCGTCTCTGCGCGCGGCTCCGCCCGCATGCGCAGGACCTCGTGGATGCCTTCGGCTACGGCCCGGAGCACGTGCGCGCATCGATCGCCACCGGTGTCGAGGACGACCGTCAGAACGAAGCGGCGGCGTACTACGCCGAGCTGCGGGCCTCGGGCAACGCGCCCGTGCCGGAGAAGAAGCCGGCGAAGTAA
- a CDS encoding SDR family oxidoreductase has translation MTALPLVVITGASSGIGAATARAFSAAGHPLLLIARRLAPMEELGLPDAELAEADVTDTAAVAAAIARAEERFGPVDLLVNNAGLMALSAVAEQDPALVQEQFDVNCVALVKNSQLVLPGMQERRHGTIVNIGSIAGKQLYENHVVYNGTKYAVHAMTEGLRRENAAHGVRVLLVAPGMVDTALLSNTGEGDVLDGYREYKQSIGGGLVPDDIARAILAAYQLPQHVSFREIVVAPTSQDA, from the coding sequence ATGACCGCCCTGCCCCTCGTCGTCATCACCGGAGCCAGCTCCGGGATCGGCGCCGCGACCGCCCGCGCCTTCTCGGCCGCCGGCCACCCCCTGCTGCTCATCGCCCGACGCCTCGCGCCCATGGAAGAACTCGGTCTTCCGGATGCCGAACTCGCGGAGGCCGACGTCACCGACACGGCCGCGGTGGCCGCGGCCATCGCGCGCGCCGAGGAACGGTTCGGCCCCGTCGACCTGCTCGTCAACAACGCCGGCCTGATGGCGCTCTCGGCGGTCGCCGAGCAGGATCCCGCGCTCGTGCAGGAGCAGTTCGACGTCAACTGCGTCGCGCTGGTGAAGAACAGCCAGCTCGTCCTCCCGGGCATGCAGGAACGCCGTCACGGAACGATCGTCAACATCGGCTCGATCGCCGGGAAGCAGCTCTACGAGAACCACGTCGTCTACAACGGGACGAAGTACGCCGTGCACGCGATGACCGAGGGACTGCGTCGAGAGAACGCGGCGCACGGCGTCCGCGTGCTCCTCGTCGCCCCCGGAATGGTCGACACCGCCCTGCTGAGCAACACCGGCGAGGGCGACGTCCTCGACGGCTACCGCGAGTACAAGCAGAGCATCGGCGGCGGACTCGTCCCCGACGACATCGCCCGTGCGATCCTCGCGGCGTACCAGCTCCCGCAGCACGTGAGCTTCCGCGAGATCGTGGTCGCCCCGACCTCGCAAGACGCATGA
- the eda gene encoding bifunctional 4-hydroxy-2-oxoglutarate aldolase/2-dehydro-3-deoxy-phosphogluconate aldolase: MSAPLDVLHGSRIVPVVVLDDASFAPDLADALLAGGIPTAEITLRTPAALDAIRAVSGRPGFAVGAGTVTTVAQVEAAVDAGATYLVSPGFDDAVVERAAALGIPFIPGVATATEIQRAVAAGLDRLKLFPAAAVGGPTALKAFAGPFPDVRFLPSGGVSASNAAEYLALGNVFAVSGSWMVPSAALTARDAETVRALSAEASAAVAVL; this comes from the coding sequence ATGAGCGCGCCCCTCGACGTGCTGCACGGCAGCCGCATCGTGCCCGTGGTGGTCCTCGACGACGCGTCCTTCGCGCCCGACCTCGCCGACGCGCTCCTGGCCGGTGGCATCCCCACCGCCGAGATCACCCTCCGCACGCCCGCCGCCCTCGACGCGATCCGCGCGGTCTCCGGCCGCCCCGGCTTCGCCGTCGGCGCCGGTACGGTGACGACCGTCGCCCAGGTCGAGGCGGCCGTCGACGCCGGAGCGACGTACCTCGTCTCGCCGGGGTTCGACGACGCCGTGGTCGAGCGGGCGGCGGCCCTCGGCATCCCCTTCATCCCCGGGGTCGCGACCGCCACCGAGATCCAGCGGGCCGTCGCCGCGGGCCTGGACCGCCTCAAGCTGTTCCCCGCCGCAGCCGTGGGCGGGCCCACCGCGCTGAAGGCGTTCGCGGGGCCGTTCCCCGACGTGCGCTTCCTGCCGTCCGGGGGCGTGTCGGCGTCGAACGCCGCCGAGTACCTCGCCCTGGGCAACGTCTTCGCGGTGAGCGGGTCGTGGATGGTCCCGTCCGCCGCGCTCACGGCACGGGATGCCGAGACCGTCCGCGCCCTGTCGGCCGAGGCGTCCGCGGCGGTCGCCGTCCTCTGA